The genomic window CAATCGCCCCGCCATCGTCTCGGCGGAAATCGACAGTGACTTCGACTGGAAGCTGGAAGTTCCGAGGACCGACAACACTGCGCTGGCGGAGCCGGTACGCCTGGCGGCCGACAAGTGGTATTTGCGCTGGGTGGTGTGGATCCAGAACGTACTGATGGCATTCTCATTCTTTGCGTGAAGCGATGACGGCCAGAAGCGTAAAGGCGGCGATGACGGTGGGGTTGCGGGCCACATGGCGCGCGCCCTGGATGGTGGTGGTGTTCTTTGCCGCTAATCTGGTGCTGGCCGCCGCCGTGGCCGCGCCCATGCATTTGGCCATCTCCGACCACGTCGGCCGCAGTTTCATGGGAGAGGAATTGGCGCGCGGCTTCAGCGCCGCCTGGCTTACTGAGTTCCAGATCGCCTACGAGCAGTTCTTGCAGGGCTTCTCTGTCGCTATCGCTTACGGTGGGCTGCTTTTCCTGGCCCTCAACACCGTGCTGGCCGGAGGCGCGTTCGAGGTGTTCGCGGCCGGAGAGGGCGCGCGCATGCACGCCTTCGGGTGTGGCGTGGGGAAGTACTTTGCCCGCTTCGCGCGGCTGGCTCTCATCGGATCCGTGCTGTACTTTCTGGCCTTCTTGATCTGGCAGGACCAGGCCGCCAAGCTGCTGGACCGCCTGTTCCGCGGATCCGTGACGGAGTACTGGCATTTCTATCTCAACTGGGCGCGCGCTGCGCTGCTGTTCTTCTCGGTGATTCTGATCAACGTGACGCTCGAGTATGCTCGCGCCGACATCGTGACCCGTGACCGCGAGTCAGCGCTCGCGGCGCTCGGTCAGGCCTCCGGTTTCGTCCTGCGGCACTGGCCGCAGGTGCTGGCCATCTATTTCGGAATCGGGACGCTCACCCTGCTTGCCATTCTGCTCTACTCCGCATTCGCGCGCTTCTTCCCGCAGTCGTCGGTGGTGACAGTTCTTCTGTGGTTCCTGGTAGCACAAGTCCTGCTCTGGGCCCGCTGGTTGTTCCGGCTGGCTTCCTGGGGCGCCGCCGTGGCGTTCTACGGGCAACCCAAGATCCAGGCTTGACGGAGTCTCCTGCTGGCCCGTGTTCCCGCACCCTGCCGACAGGAATGCTGCCCCGGCCCCATGCCAGTGACGAAGCGGTTTGCTATCGTGACGAAACGGAGAGCGCTTTTCACTCCGCACGCGTCCAACACGGAGCAAGGCAAGATTCCAGGGAGGACCCAGCGTGATGCCAACCGTCGAGAGTGAACTTTTCCGGAGTTGGCAGCGTATGTCTGCGTAGGTCCGGTCGAACCTGGCCGATTTTTCGACGTTTGTTGGAAGGACGAAGTAAAGGGAGAAAAGCAGTCGGGGTTAAACGGGTAGTCTCGCTTGTGGTTTGGCGGCCTCGGCGAGGACGATCCCAAGGAGGGCACACGGCCCACAACGGGCCGAGGCTCTGCGTTTAACCCCGGCGTCATTGTAGGTCGTTTTTCGCCATTTGCAAGCCCGAATTCCGGGTGTGGCGAGGCGACACAGCCACCGCCAGAAATCTTCCAAGGAGGAGCCACATGAAGCGTTCCAGAATCCTGACGGTTCTGACAGTCCTAGCCGTGCTGGCCGTGTCGCTGAACGCATTTGCTGCCAACGGCAAGACCACCATCAAGCTCTATGACACCAAGACACTCAACGGCCAGGAGTTGAAGGCCGGCGAGTACAAGGTGAAGTGGGAGCGTAACAGTTCGGATGCGGAAGTCACGTTCCTGCAGGGCAAGAAGGTCGTGGCCACGGTCAAGGGCAAGTTCGTGGACCGCGGCCAGGCTGCGCAGGACGACGCCCTGGTGAGCAAGAAGAACGGAGGCGCTCACGAGGAGATCACCGAACTGCGTTTCGCGGGCAAGTCGGAAGTGCTGGTGCTTGCGGAATAAACAGCCCCACGGCCGGCAAGGTGAAAAAGGGGAAGCCCGCAGGCTTCCCCTTACTTTTTGCCGCGCACGCGTGTCGTTATTTCACGTTCTCCTGAGTGCAAAGGACATCGTTGTAGTAGTTCAGGATCGCGCGCTTGGGTTTGTCCTTCATGCCGCCCAACGGAACCTGGGCGTCGCGGGTCGAGTTGCCGGTCATAGGCATGGTTCCGAGCCGCACGACCTTGCCGCTGGAGAGTTCCAGGTACACCGGGACCAGCATCTGGAAGTTCGGCTCCACGTTGGACTGGATGAGCGTGAAACTCAGCACCGGGTTTCCGTCTGCGCCTCGGGTCAAACTGTGAGTGAACTGGTAGTGAGGCAAGGCGGTGCCGTAGACGTACTCGTTGAAGAACCAGTCCATGCGGCGGTTCTGGGCGATGTCGATTTCCGGCGGCATGTGCTTCTCCACCATGGCCTTGAAGTCCTCGGTGGTGGCCGGTTGGTTGGCGTAGTTTCGCACAAAGTCCTGCATCATTGCCTGGAAGACTTGGTCGCCCTTTTGCGGCGTCCACATGAGCATGCGAATCATGTGCAGAATGTAGGCGCCCTTGGGATAAACCAGGTCGCGATATACATTGGTGCCCGTGCGGCGCTTGATGGCCCGAATGCCTAGGGTGACGGGAGCCACGTCGATGCTGCGATAGCCTTCAGCATTGCGATCGGTCAATTGCTTACGCAAATCGTTCCAAAACTGGATGAACTCCTTGTCGTTCTTCTGTATGAGCTGCAGATAGAGCGAAGCGGACATATGGGCGAACCCCTCGCTCATCCACTGGTCCCGATATCCTCCCCAGCCCACCGTGTGACCCCACCACTGATGGGCCACCTCGTGCGCCGTGACTACCTTGAAGTAGGTCACCAGATAGGGAGGCAGGCTGCCGAAAATGGAATGCCGGGTCGTGGAGTCCAGGAAAGAGCACAAGGGTAGGTAGACCAGCGCCGGCCAAGCCTGGCCGAAGCTGCAAGCGGTCTGCTGGGTGATGGCCACATGCTTGTAGGGAGCCGCCCCGAAGTAGTGGTTGTAAAGCTGGACTGAGAGCTGCCCCTCCGCCATCGCTTTGTCCATCAAAGTTGTAGTGTTCATCGTGCCCGTCGGCGGGATGTACTGTTCAATGCGTTGGGTTCCCTGCGCAGGCATCGAGCCGATATTCAGGATGGAGCGCACCCAGTCGGGCTGGACCGTGTTGGCATAGGCCTCGACGACGTAGCCCTCCTTCTCGAGCTTCACTTCCTTGCGCTTGAAGGACCCGAAGTTGAAGCCAGCTACAGCCTCGGGAACCTCGCTCCGCCATTCGGTGATGTTCTGATCGCCTTCTGCGTACTCCCGTAGCAAGGTGCCGGTCGCTGCGGTCTGCATCGCCTTGGGAACGCGGAAGGTCAGCTCATAGCTGGCGTAGTCGCCGAACATGCTGTTTGGGTACCAGTTATGCCGGGCAATCGGGAAGTAGTTTCCACCGCCCTCGTTGCTCACGGCGTCCTTGCCCTCATAGATGGTGCGGACGGTGTAGCGCTCACCGGCTGCGAGTGGCTTGTTCAGAATCACAAAAAATTGCGGGTCCTGGTTCTTGCCTTCTTGGATGAAGCTGAGCGGCTGTCCATTCGGCCCCGTGACGCTCTCTACCCTCAGCTTGCGGAAGAGGTCGAAGGGGAGAACGCGGAGCCCGTTCACGCGAGAAACGAGCGTAGTGGTCGCGTCACCCCGCAGTCGCCCGCTCTTCTCCAGCAACGTATCCAGCTTCTGGGACTCAATGTCAATTGGAGCGTTCTTCTGTTTCCCGCTTGCCTGGCCGGATGTGTACTCGTGAGAATAGTGAAAGGCAGCCCAAACGCCCCAGTTGTTATCGTCCCAGGTGCTTAACGCAACCTCCTCCGGCGCGGTTCCGAACACCGGCGGAGCTCCCTCCTCATTGCCCATCTCCGGCACACCGAAGGGATCGATGAAGTAGACCATCTTGTCGTTGTATTTTGTGCCGCGAATGAAAGCCACAAACAGCCCACCGGGCTGTGCATCCAGAACGTCCATCAGGACCCGGGCAGAGAGGTTATAGGCAAGGCGGCCATGAAGGGCCTCATGGATGTCATTAAGGGCGGAAACGGCCCCGCCCGCTGCCGACTCCGAGGATGCGCTCCCGGCTTTCTTGATCTCCTCGTAGGTCTCATCGGTGAATCGCAGCACCAACTGGCTGAAATTCTCCCTCAGGGAGGGTTCTTTTGTCAGCAGAGCCAGGCTGTTACGCTCCATTTCGATGGGCGGCACCAGGGAGAAACTGCCCTCGCCTAGAAAGACTGCACCGGTGACTTTCCCCTTGACGGCCCCGAGGAAATAGAAACTCCCTGTGCGGAAGGTGAAGGTTCCGGCATCACGCCGGAGGACGAAATCGGTCACCGTTACTGTCTCGCCGCTCAACCCGATGTGGCGCAGCGCCTGGTACGTTGGCTCGGTATTGGGCTGCTGTGGCGCCGCAGGAGGCGGCGCTGCCGGCTGGCCGGGGCGCTGGGTGACCTCCTGGCCAAAGGCGCCGGGACCCGAATACAGGCACGCAAGGGTAACTAGCAATACGACCCGAAGCAAGTGTCCCCCGTCGAAAACCCGCCATTATAAGAGTTTTCTCCGCTTGTCAACGGGTGTGGCGGAAAATGTTCCGTCCGCGGAACAGCCGCCATTGGTTCGGATCGGTGGGTTGCGGGGAGCCCTTGGGGACCTGGACGCTAGTACTTGGGCATGCTGGGGTCGATCTTGTCTGCCCAGGCCAGGATTCCGCCGGCCAGGTTCTTTACTTTGCGGAAGCCGGCGGTGCGCAGAAAGTCCACGGCTTTGGCGGAGCGCACGCCGGAGCGGCAGTGGGCCACGATCTCGCGGCTGGAGTCCAACTCGTGCACCCGCTTGGGCAGGTCGCCCAGCGGCAAGAGATGCCCCCTTAGGTTGCAGATCTGGTATTCATGCGGCTCGCGCACGTCGAGGATGAAGATGTCATCGCCCGCGTCCAGCCGGCGCTTCAGTTCTTCCACGGAAATCTGCGGTACGTTGGCGGTGACCGGCGCTTCCTCCTCGCCGCGGATGCCGCAGAACTCCTGGTAGTCGATCAATTCCTTCACCGTCGGATTCGGGCCGCACACCGGGCACTCCGGGTTCTTGCGCAGCTTCACCTGGCGGAAGTTCATGCCCATGGCATCCACCAGCAAGAGGCGACCGATGAGTGGGTCGCCCTTGCCCAGGATGAGCTTGATGGTTTCCGTGGCCTGGATGACGCCAATCAGCCCCGGCAGGATGCCCAGCACGCCACCCTCGGCGCAGGAGGGCACCAGGCCGGGCGGCGGCGGTTCCGGATACAGGCAGCGATAGCACGGGCCGTCCTTGGTGGCGAACACGCTGGCCTGGCCCTCGAAGCGGAAAATCGACCCGTAAACGTTGGGCTTGCCGGTGAGCACGCAGGCGTCGTTCACCAGGTAGCGGGTGGGGAAATTGTCGGTACCGTCGGCGATGACGTCGAAGTCGCGGAAAATCTCCAGCGCATTCTGGCTAGTGAGCCTGGTCTCGAACTTGCGGATCTCGACGAACGGATTGATGCTCTTCAGCGTCTCTTCCGCGGACTCCAGCTTCTTGCGGCCCACGTCCTCGGTACCGTGGATGATCTGGCGCTGCAGGTTGGTGAAGTCCACCACGTCGAAATCCACGATGCCCAGCGTGCCCACGCCTGCCGCCGCCAGATACATGGTAAGCGGCGAGCCCAGTCCGCCCGCCCCGATGCACAGCACTTTCGCCGCCTTCAGCTTCTGCTGCCCCTCCATGCCCACCTCGGGCATGATGAGGTGGCGCGAGTAGCGCAGGATCTCCTCGTTGGAAAGCGCTTCGGCGGCGGGTTTGAGAGTCACTGTGGACATGGGATGAATCACTCGATCATTGATTCATTGAATCATTGCGGGAACGGCTCGAAGCACGCCGAATCGTCACAGAACTAATGAATCAATCGTCCATCCGTATTCTACCGCTCCACCAGCGATCGAGGGCACGATGGAGAGTGAGTCGTCGTCGCGCACCGGCGTATTCTCCTTCTCCAGGTAGCGAATGTCCTCGTCGTTCAGGTAGACGTTCACGAAGGCACGCAGGCGTCCATCCTCGGTGAAGAGCTGCTTGCGCAGGTCGGCGTGCTGCGCGGTCAGGTTCTCGAGAGCCTCGCCCACGGTGCGTCCCGGTACATCGACGACGCCCTGCTTCTCGGCGTACTGCCGCAACGGTGTTGGGATATGGACCTTCATTGCCTCTCCCCGGTCTCAGATGCCGCTACTGGCACTTTCGATTCACCCGCGACCACCTCCACGGCCTCCGGCTCGAACCGCTTGTCTTCCTCGTCCTTGCCCGCCAGCAGGAAACTCCTGGTAGCGGCGGCGCGCCCTTTCTCGACGCTGGTGATGACGTAGGAGCAGCCATACCAGTGGGCTTCGGCCAGGTCGGTCTCGGACCAGTGCGGAGGATGATCGGGATGCGAATGATAGAAGCCCACGATGTCCATCCCCGCAGCCCGCGCCTGCCGCTGTGCGGCCACAAGCTCACGCGGAGCGATGTTGTAGCGGTTCTGGGGCGAGTCGGTACGCGTGTTGCCGCAGCCGACCGCGCTCTCGACCCGCCGCACGTCACTGTCGATTCTCCCTATGAGCACTCCGCAGCACTCGTGCGGATAGGTCTCCTCGCCGTGGAGACGCAGGGCATCGAGAGCGGGTTGGGTGATCCGGAGCATCTCGGGCCTCACTCTTCCTCCCAGAATCTTTCGCTCAGGTACTTGTCTCCCGCATCCGGGAAAACGGTGACGATCACGGCCTGCTGTTTGCCCGCAACCCGTTCGCGCGCCACTCGCAGGCAGCCGACCACGGCGGCTCCCGCCGAAATGCCGACCAGCAGGCCCTCCTCCCGCGCGAGCCGCTTGACCATCGCGTGTGCATGCTCGGTGGAGATGCCGAGGTCAAGATCAGCGAGGCTTGGGTCGTAGATCCTGGGCACGATGGCCGTAGCCATGTGCTTGGCGCCCTCAATGCCGTGAAAGGCCGAATCCGGCTGCAGCGAGATGCACTCGATCTTCGGGTTCAGCTCTTTCAGCCGGCGGCTGGTGCCGACAAACGTCCCGCTGGTCCCCAGCATGGCGACGAAATGCGTCACGCGGCCGCTCGTCTGCTGCCAGATCTCATTGGCGGTCGAGCGGTAGTGGGCGCGCCAGTTGGCGTCATTCGAGTACTGGTCGGCGTAGAAGTAACGACCCGGCGCCGCTTCGTACATCTCCTTCGCTTTGCGGATAGCGCCATCGGAGCCCTCGCCGGGGTCGGTGAACACGATCTCGGCTCCGTAGGCGCGCAGGATGCGTTTGCGCTCCACCGAGACGTTTTCCGGCATGCACAGAGTTACCGGGAATCCGCGCGCCGCGCCGATCATGGCGTAGGCGATGCCGGTGTTGCCGCTGGTGGAATCGAGCAGCGTCTTGCCCGGCCCCAGCTCCCCGCCGCGCAGCGCCTCGTTCACGATGTTCAGCGCCGCCCGGTCTTTGACCGAGCCCCCGGGGTTCAGCCACTCCGCCTTGCCCAGGATGGTGATGCCGGGCAGATCGGCGGTCACGCGCTCCAGCCGGATCAGAGGAGTGTTGCCGACCCGCTCCAGCACCGCACGGCCCAGCTCCAGTACCGCCTCCGCCTCCCAAGGAGCGTTGAAATGCTCGGATTGGACCGCTTTCTTCATGGAATGGTGTCGTTCTGGTTAATCCCAGCTAAGTGGTTCGGAGTCAGGCCGATAGAGCACACCCGGAGCACTGCGGGGAGGCTTCTACTGTAGTCCAGCGCGTTTCTTTGGGGCAACGCACGGTAACTTAGATGTATCGTATGGGTTCCAGGGTGCGATTCTGGACATTGAATCGTGCCCGCCCCGAAGCGCCCGTCGCCTTCTTTCCGCTCCCCCGGACGGCTTGGCTGGTTCGGTGACCTTTCAGCAAACGGAGCATCCAAATCAGTAATGAGCAAGCAACTGGCAACACGAAACTACGAAGAGGCGCTGGCCTGGCTGCGCGAGCACGGCTTTGAAGTGCTGGAAGCGCCGGCGACCTCCCACCGCGTCTTCGTCAAGAAGCTGAACTGTTCCGCCGCCCTCGAGAAGGATGAACACGAGGGCGTACGCATCTTTGCCAAGCCCGGCTACCTGGTGGGCGGCGAGATCTCGAAGCTCGTCGACCGCGGCTACCAGAAGTTCCTCAAGACTTCGCGCACCGAAGTGCCGGCCACCGCGGACCACCTCGAGGCGCTGCATGCCTTCACCGAGGAGCTCCGAGAAGCCACCGGCGCAACCAGCCTGTACAACGAGTCGCTGGGCACGGTGAGTGACCGCTACGTCTATGACCGTGTCACCGACCGCGACCAGCCCGAACCGCAGCGTCCCAAGCGTCCCTGGCAGGCGGTAGAGCCGGCGACCGCCGCGGGCAAAAAGCGCGCGTAGCCCCCAAGTATCCAACTTCATACTAGGCGCGCAGTGCTGCGCTTGGAGACACTCTTCTAGACGCCCGGCGCGTGTGTCTGCCGCGCCCTGCCGCCACCATGGGCCAGGCATTGCAGCCGATCGAGGGTTTGAACTGGTTCGACGTCGACGATCCCAACTCGCCGGCGCTCGACGAGCTGGCCGCGCGCTTCGGCCTGCACGAGCTGCAGATCGAGGACTGCCGCCACCGCGGCCAGCGCGCCAAGACCGAAGCGTATGAGAGCTACATTTTCACCGTGCTCAAGAATCTGCGTCCGCGCCGCAAGGCTAACTTTGACGACTTCGATGTTTTCCTGGCCAAGGACTTCCTCATCACCGTGCACGACGGCGAATGCGCGTTGATTGACCGCGTTCGCCGCCGGGCGCAGGATCGCAAGCAGGGCGGCCGCCTCGACGTGCTCTTCTATCTGCTCACCGACGCCATCGTGGATGAGTACTTTCCCCTGCTCGACGAGGTCTCCGATGCCACCGAGGCCATCGAATCCGAGGTGTTGCGCCGCCCCGAGCCTCCTGTGCTTCGCCGCATCTTCACGCTGAAACGCAAGCTGGTGGAATTCCGGCGCGTGGTCGGAGGCATGCGCGAAGTCGCCAATGCCATCGTTCGGCGCGAGCACGGCCTGGTGGGCGACGACCTCGACGCCTACTTCCGCGACGTCTACGACCACCTGGTCCGGACTCTCGACGCCATCGAGAGCCAGCGCGACCTGCTCACCGGCTCGCTCGACATCTATCTGTCCGCCATCGCCAACCGCACCAACGAAGCCATGAAGGTGATGACCCTCTACGGCACCATTGCCCTGCCGCTGGTCATCATCACCGGCTTCTTCGGCATGAACCTGCGCCTGCCCTGGGCCGACCATCCTTACGGGGCTTGGTTTGCCACCGGTGTCATGGCGCTTTCCACCGTGGTGGTGCTGATCTACCTGCGCAAGAAACGCTGGATCTGAGGACACAGGTCGGCGCAGCCTGCCCTAGCGTCTCGCCCGTTGCAGTCGCCGGTACGCCTCGCTGCGTGAAAGGCCGAGTTCCTTGGCCACCATCTTCAGTGCCGACTTCTCGTCCAATTTCCGCTCGGCCATCACTTGGCGAAGCCGCGCCGCGATCTCTGGTTCCTGCTTTTCTGCGGCTGCGCCCGCTTCCGCTTTGCCGATCAGCAGCGTGCACTCGCCCTTGATGGGGCGGTCCCGTAGCTCCCCCAGCAGCTTGCCTGCCGGCCCACGAAGAAACTCCTCGTGCAGCTTGGTTAGTTCGCGCGCTACGACAACCGGACGATTGTTGCCCAGCAGCTCCACCACGTCTTCCAGGGCTTCCAGCAGCCGGTGTGGAGCCTCGTAGAAGATCTCCGTATTTGTTGACTCACGGATCTGAGCCAGCGCAT from Terriglobales bacterium includes these protein-coding regions:
- the moeB gene encoding molybdopterin-synthase adenylyltransferase MoeB, coding for MSTVTLKPAAEALSNEEILRYSRHLIMPEVGMEGQQKLKAAKVLCIGAGGLGSPLTMYLAAAGVGTLGIVDFDVVDFTNLQRQIIHGTEDVGRKKLESAEETLKSINPFVEIRKFETRLTSQNALEIFRDFDVIADGTDNFPTRYLVNDACVLTGKPNVYGSIFRFEGQASVFATKDGPCYRCLYPEPPPPGLVPSCAEGGVLGILPGLIGVIQATETIKLILGKGDPLIGRLLLVDAMGMNFRQVKLRKNPECPVCGPNPTVKELIDYQEFCGIRGEEEAPVTANVPQISVEELKRRLDAGDDIFILDVREPHEYQICNLRGHLLPLGDLPKRVHELDSSREIVAHCRSGVRSAKAVDFLRTAGFRKVKNLAGGILAWADKIDPSMPKY
- a CDS encoding ubiquitin-like small modifier protein 1, which encodes MKVHIPTPLRQYAEKQGVVDVPGRTVGEALENLTAQHADLRKQLFTEDGRLRAFVNVYLNDEDIRYLEKENTPVRDDDSLSIVPSIAGGAVEYGWTIDSLVL
- a CDS encoding M67 family metallopeptidase — translated: MLRITQPALDALRLHGEETYPHECCGVLIGRIDSDVRRVESAVGCGNTRTDSPQNRYNIAPRELVAAQRQARAAGMDIVGFYHSHPDHPPHWSETDLAEAHWYGCSYVITSVEKGRAAATRSFLLAGKDEEDKRFEPEAVEVVAGESKVPVAASETGERQ
- a CDS encoding M1 family aminopeptidase, which produces MLRVVLLVTLACLYSGPGAFGQEVTQRPGQPAAPPPAAPQQPNTEPTYQALRHIGLSGETVTVTDFVLRRDAGTFTFRTGSFYFLGAVKGKVTGAVFLGEGSFSLVPPIEMERNSLALLTKEPSLRENFSQLVLRFTDETYEEIKKAGSASSESAAGGAVSALNDIHEALHGRLAYNLSARVLMDVLDAQPGGLFVAFIRGTKYNDKMVYFIDPFGVPEMGNEEGAPPVFGTAPEEVALSTWDDNNWGVWAAFHYSHEYTSGQASGKQKNAPIDIESQKLDTLLEKSGRLRGDATTTLVSRVNGLRVLPFDLFRKLRVESVTGPNGQPLSFIQEGKNQDPQFFVILNKPLAAGERYTVRTIYEGKDAVSNEGGGNYFPIARHNWYPNSMFGDYASYELTFRVPKAMQTAATGTLLREYAEGDQNITEWRSEVPEAVAGFNFGSFKRKEVKLEKEGYVVEAYANTVQPDWVRSILNIGSMPAQGTQRIEQYIPPTGTMNTTTLMDKAMAEGQLSVQLYNHYFGAAPYKHVAITQQTACSFGQAWPALVYLPLCSFLDSTTRHSIFGSLPPYLVTYFKVVTAHEVAHQWWGHTVGWGGYRDQWMSEGFAHMSASLYLQLIQKNDKEFIQFWNDLRKQLTDRNAEGYRSIDVAPVTLGIRAIKRRTGTNVYRDLVYPKGAYILHMIRMLMWTPQKGDQVFQAMMQDFVRNYANQPATTEDFKAMVEKHMPPEIDIAQNRRMDWFFNEYVYGTALPHYQFTHSLTRGADGNPVLSFTLIQSNVEPNFQMLVPVYLELSSGKVVRLGTMPMTGNSTRDAQVPLGGMKDKPKRAILNYYNDVLCTQENVK
- a CDS encoding cysteine synthase family protein; protein product: MKKAVQSEHFNAPWEAEAVLELGRAVLERVGNTPLIRLERVTADLPGITILGKAEWLNPGGSVKDRAALNIVNEALRGGELGPGKTLLDSTSGNTGIAYAMIGAARGFPVTLCMPENVSVERKRILRAYGAEIVFTDPGEGSDGAIRKAKEMYEAAPGRYFYADQYSNDANWRAHYRSTANEIWQQTSGRVTHFVAMLGTSGTFVGTSRRLKELNPKIECISLQPDSAFHGIEGAKHMATAIVPRIYDPSLADLDLGISTEHAHAMVKRLAREEGLLVGISAGAAVVGCLRVARERVAGKQQAVIVTVFPDAGDKYLSERFWEEE
- the corA gene encoding magnesium/cobalt transporter CorA — its product is MCLPRPAATMGQALQPIEGLNWFDVDDPNSPALDELAARFGLHELQIEDCRHRGQRAKTEAYESYIFTVLKNLRPRRKANFDDFDVFLAKDFLITVHDGECALIDRVRRRAQDRKQGGRLDVLFYLLTDAIVDEYFPLLDEVSDATEAIESEVLRRPEPPVLRRIFTLKRKLVEFRRVVGGMREVANAIVRREHGLVGDDLDAYFRDVYDHLVRTLDAIESQRDLLTGSLDIYLSAIANRTNEAMKVMTLYGTIALPLVIITGFFGMNLRLPWADHPYGAWFATGVMALSTVVVLIYLRKKRWI